A single genomic interval of Candidatus Caldatribacterium sp. harbors:
- the cytX gene encoding putative hydroxymethylpyrimidine transporter CytX: MLEALHPIPKEKRYLAGFDFFLLWVGAAVAVSEIWAGGILAPLGFLGGLSAILLGHLVGNTPFALGGVLGSDWGVPAMVSVRLAFGRWGSYLASFLNILQLVGWTAVMVIICAQAGDGIMQVLFGFSSFRLLLIIAGVVSTFWALLETSWWQWMQRIAVLALSALSGVMTFVALRGISFSELLNLRGDGSLPWGAGFDLVVAMPISWLPLVADYTRFARSTKGAFWGTWWGYFVASSWMYAVGLVSSLTTGQKDPLPAMVALGLGSAALLIVLFSTFTTTFLDIYSASVSFLNVYPKLKGKLTTVLFGASGTLLALVFPMERYESFLFLIGAVFTPLFGVVIFDYFVLRRRKVTLSDFYEKCPSLIWEGIVSWIFGVGVYALFLKFLPAFGASIPSFLLPGGLYLLLRRKRK; this comes from the coding sequence GTGTTAGAGGCCCTTCATCCAATACCAAAGGAGAAGCGGTATCTTGCAGGGTTTGATTTCTTCCTTCTTTGGGTTGGTGCTGCAGTAGCGGTGTCGGAAATCTGGGCAGGTGGTATTCTTGCTCCTTTGGGCTTTTTGGGGGGTCTTTCCGCCATTCTCCTTGGGCACCTTGTAGGGAACACCCCCTTTGCCCTTGGGGGAGTGCTCGGAAGTGACTGGGGAGTGCCCGCCATGGTTTCCGTGCGACTCGCCTTTGGAAGGTGGGGTTCGTACCTTGCCTCCTTCCTGAACATCCTGCAGCTTGTTGGCTGGACAGCTGTTATGGTCATTATCTGCGCCCAGGCTGGGGACGGAATCATGCAGGTGCTCTTTGGTTTCTCAAGTTTCCGACTCCTTCTTATCATCGCCGGTGTGGTGAGTACCTTCTGGGCCCTTCTTGAAACTTCCTGGTGGCAGTGGATGCAACGAATTGCCGTGCTCGCTCTTTCGGCTCTCTCTGGGGTTATGACCTTTGTGGCGCTGCGGGGAATCTCGTTCTCGGAACTTCTCAACCTTAGAGGGGACGGTTCTCTCCCGTGGGGGGCCGGGTTTGACCTTGTTGTGGCTATGCCCATTTCCTGGCTTCCCCTTGTGGCGGACTACACGCGATTTGCCCGGAGCACAAAAGGGGCTTTCTGGGGTACATGGTGGGGGTATTTTGTGGCGAGTTCTTGGATGTACGCTGTGGGCCTTGTGAGCTCTCTGACCACGGGACAGAAAGACCCCCTTCCTGCCATGGTGGCCCTCGGTCTTGGTTCTGCGGCCCTTCTCATCGTTCTTTTCTCCACTTTCACTACGACTTTTCTTGATATTTACTCTGCATCGGTTTCTTTCCTCAACGTGTATCCGAAGCTCAAGGGGAAGCTTACTACCGTTCTTTTCGGTGCCTCTGGGACGCTCCTTGCCCTTGTTTTCCCTATGGAACGGTACGAGAGTTTTCTCTTCCTCATCGGTGCAGTATTCACCCCTCTTTTTGGAGTGGTTATTTTCGACTACTTTGTCCTTCGCCGCAGAAAAGTCACCCTCTCAGACTTCTACGAGAAGTGTCCTTCCCTTATCTGGGAAGGGATTGTGTCCTGGATTTTCGGGGTTGGAGTTTACGCCCTCTTTTTGAAATTTCTCCCCGCTTTCGGGGCGTCAATCCCAAGTTTCCTTCTCCCCGGAGGCCTGTACCTTCTTTTGAGGAGGAAAAGGAAATGA